In Stigmatopora nigra isolate UIUO_SnigA chromosome 2, RoL_Snig_1.1, whole genome shotgun sequence, a single window of DNA contains:
- the pllp gene encoding plasmolipin produces MADFPSKVSTETGSQSTQQGGNSLRGLAANVTISMDMTFIRSIPSILMMVEIFLGLLHWALIVSTPYMWAPANGWVLFVAITFWLLTGVLFFGFAFGVQRKLSFVPWPLTVMVYHGVTTILYLTAFLANAASVQPFYYSYFFGHMAAAAFFAALVTAVYGVSAFFSYLDWKGSGGNAATNTVPT; encoded by the exons ATGGCGGACTTTCCATCAAAAGTTAGCACTGAGACCGGTTCCCAGAGTACTCAGCAGGGGGGCAACAGCCTAAGGGGGTTGGCAGCTAATGTGACCATCAGCATGGACATGACTTTTATCAGGAGCATCCCATCTATCCTTATGATGGTTGAAATA TTTTTGGGGCTACTCCACTGGGCGCTGATCGTCAGCACACCTTACATGTGGGCGCCGGCCAACGGCTGGGTGTTATTTGTGGCCATCACGTTCTGGCTTCTCACCGGAGTCCTCTTCTTCGGCTTTGCCTTCGGTGTCCAGAGGAAACTCTCTTTCGTCCCTTGGCCACTCACT GTGATGGTGTACCATGGAGTGACCACAATCCTCTACTTGACCGCCTTTCTGGCCAATGCTGCATCTGTTCAGCCCTTTTACTACAGCTACTTCTTTGGACATATGGCCGCTGCTGCC TTTTTTGCCGCTCTGGTGACGGCGGTGTACGGAGTCAGTGCTTTCTTCTCCTATTTGGACTGGAAGGGATCTGGCGGAAATGCTGCTACCAACACGGTCCCCACCTAA
- the LOC144181292 gene encoding protein-glutamine gamma-glutamyltransferase 2-like — MMANYRSHILDVDLRCRENNSAHRTREIDWNRLIVRRGQPFAISVQRATDSQLALVLHLGKRDEVEIRVEKGNRSKDGWWFTQEGIRDKAQLTVHSPADAIIGHYRLDVLATTPDGHVLEKNEKVRFHLLYNPWCKDDVVYISDEKLLQEYIMNENGIIYMGTSDYIGSRHWHFGQFEENVMDICFEILDNSNEALRNSQKDIKQRGDPIYVGRIISAMVNSNGDRGVLVGRWQEPYTDGVSPSKWTSSVPILQKWSNGGARPVKYGQCWVFAAVACSVLRCLGIPTRNITNFASAHDTDGNLSVDFLLNENMESMDPRGRSDSSWNFHCWVESWMKRGDLPQGNDGWQVLDPTPQELSDGQFCCGPCPVAAIKEGNLAVKYDAPFIFAEVNADIIHWIIRRDGSRQKIRASQDSIGLNISTKSVFGNSREDVTSHYKYPEGSKKEREVYEKAGRRGRDSSKDRAQPGKLQMSIKHPKPVFGSDFDVVVELKNEGGVEVNAHLSLLAMVATYNGLNRKEFQRQSKNVSVPAHKVHKEVLRVHYDKYAKHISDHHVINVMAMLEAQGENEVDMVTAKIPLSLPEVFIEVPSKVSIHQTVKASISFTNPLPVPLKRGVFTVEGAGLLSRSVVKISGDIGPGQKVRLDLMFTPVRSGVKNLLVDFDSDRLQDVKGAATIIVGSRY; from the exons ATGATGGCAAACTACAGGA GTCACATTCTGGATGTGGATTTGAGATGTCGTGAGAACAACTCGGCTCACCGTACCAGGGAGATCGATTGGAATCGATTGATTGTCCGTCGGGGTCAGCCTTTCGCCATCTCCGTGCAACGAGCAACCGATTCGCAGCTGGCTTTGGTTTTGCACCTTG GCAAGCGAGATGAGGTGGAGATCAGGGTCGAAAAGGGCAATCGCTCCAAAGACGGTTGGTGGTTTACGCAAGAGGGAATTCGGGATAAAGCACAGCTGACCGTCCACAGCCCAGCGGATGCCATCATCGGCCATTACCGTCTGGATGTATTGGCCACGACACCTGATGGACATGTGCTGGAAAAGAACGAGAAGGTTCGATTCCACCTGCTCTACAACCCGTGGTGCAAAG ACGATGTTGTGTACATTTCTGATGAGAAGCTCCTTCAGGAGTATATTATGAATGAGAATGGTATCATTTATATGGGCACCTCAGACTACATAGGGAGCCGCCATTGGCATTTTGGACAG TTTGAGGAAAATGTGATGGACATCTGTTTTGAAATCCTGGACAATTCTAACGAGGCCTTGAGAAACTCCCAAAAGGACATCAAGCAACGAGGGGACCCCATTTACGTTGGAAGGATCATCTCTGCCATG GTGAACTCCAATGGCGACCGGGGGGTGTTGGTGGGCCGCTGGCAGGAGCCGTACACAGACGGAGTCTCCCCTTCTAAATGGACCAGCAGTGTTCCCATTCTCCAGAAGTGGAGCAATGGTGGAGCCAGGCCGGTTAAATACGGCCAGTGCTGGGTGTTTGCTGCCGTCGCCTGTTCAG TACTCCGTTGCTTGGGAATCCCAACACGGAACATTACAAACTTTGCTTCAGCTCACGACACGGATGGAAATCTCTCTGTAGACTTCCTGCTgaatgaaaatatggaaagcatGGACCCAAGAGGACGGTCCGACAGCAGCTG GAACTTTCACTGTTGGGTTGAATCCTGGATGAAGAGAGGGGATCTCCCCCAAGGAAATGATGGCTGGCAGGTTTTGGATCCAACTCCCCAAGAATTAAGTGATG GCCAGTTCTGCTGCGGCCCGTGTCCCGTGGCGGCCATTAAAGAGGGAAACCTGGCCGTCAAGTACGACGCTCCGTTTATTTTCGCCGAAGTCAACGCTGACATCATCCACTGGATTATCCGAAGAGATGGTTCACGCCAGAAG ATACGAGCGTCCCAGGACAGTATCGGCCTAAACATCAGCACAAAAAGTGTTTTCGGCAACTCCAGAGAAGATGTCACTTCACACTACAAATATCCGGAAG GTTCCAAGAAAGAACGAGAGGTCTACGAGAAGGCCGGACGTCGTGGCAGGGACTCGTCTAAAGACAGGGCCCAACCAGGCAAACTGCAGATGAGCATCAAGCATCCAAAACCTGTTTTCGGATCCGACTTTGACGTCGTCGTTGAG TTGAAAAATGAAGGAGGAGTCGAAGTTAACGCACATCTGAGCTTGCTAGCTATGGTGGCGACGTACAATGGTTTAAACAGAAAGGAATTCCAGAGACAAAGCAAGAACGTCAGTGTGCCGGCCCATAAag TTCACAAGGAAGTACTGCGTGTGCACTACGACAAATACGCCAAGCATATCTCCGATCACCACGTGATCAACGTGATGGCGATGCTGGAAGCTCAAGGAGAGAATGAAGTTGATATGGTCACAGCTAAAATCCCTCTCAGCTTGCCCGAGGTCTTCATAGAG GTTCCCAGTAAGGTGTCCATTCATCAAACAGTAAAAGCCTCCATCTCTTTTACTAACCCTCTACCGGTGCCACTGAAGCGGGGTGTTTTCACCGTGGAGGGGGCTGGCCTGTTATCCCGCAGTGTGGTCAAGATAAG cgGCGACATCGGCCCAGGGCAAAAAGTGCGTCTTGATCTAATGTTCACGCCTGTGCGTAGTGGCGTGAAAAACCTCCTGGTGGATTTTGACTCGGATCGACTGCAAGACGTGAAAGGGGCCGCCACCATCATTGTAGGCAGTCGTTACTGA
- the exosc6 gene encoding exosome complex component MTR3: MHADPKRIRGPNVSQSPSLFACKAPVGFPSHGPRADERQRDQVDVRPVFVRCGLVSQAKGSAYMEAGDTKLMCCVYGPRETDRKDETDMKCGRLTTDMRFAPFSCPERGSWIQGSQDKDLPLMLHESLQPALCLHKYPRSQIEVNVMVLENGGSVLAHAVTCASLALADAGIEMDDLVLGCALCQDGASYVVDPTYAEEDDLAGGDNQGKLTLAFLPSLNQISGLQSEGEMTEETLAAGMRTCIEGCYKIYPVVQQALAKAVRRAAPPPSES, encoded by the exons ATGCATGCTGATCCCAAACGAATACGCGGGCCAAATGTCTCCCAAAGCCCATCTTTATTTGCGTGCAAGGCACCGGTGGGCTTTCCCTCGCACGGTCCCCGAGCGGACGAGCGACAGCGAGACCAGGTGGACGTCCGACCTGTCTTTGTCCGCTGCGGGCTCGTGAGCCAGGCTAAGGGCTCCGCGTACATGGAGGCCGGGGACACCAAATTGATGTGTTGCGTTTACGGTCCCAGAGAAACCGATCGAAAAGATGAAACTGATATGAAGTGTGGAAG GTTGACGACAGATATGCGTTTCGCTCCGTTCTCTTGCCCCGAGAGAGGCTCCTGGATACAAGGAAGTCAAGACAAGGACTTGCCCTTGATGCTGCACGAAAGTCTTCAGCCTGCCCTGTGTCTCCACAAATACCCCCGATCTCAAATAGAAGTCAACGTGATGGTTCTTGAAAACGGGGGATCGGTTCTCGCGCACGCCGTCACCTGCGCGTCACTCGCCCTCGCAGACGCCGGCATCGAAATGGACGACCTGGTGCTCGGCTGCGCCCTCTGCCAGGACGGGGCCTCTTACGTGGTCGACCCGACGTACGCTGAGGAAGACGATTTAGCCGGCGGCGATAACCAAGGAAAACTGACTCTCGCCTTCCTCCCCAGCTTGAATCAAATTTCTGGCCTTCAGTCTGAAGGAGAAATGACTGAAGAGACTCTGGCTGCTGGAATGCGCACTTGTATTGAGGGATGCTATAAAATATATCCGGTAGTCCAGCAAGCTCTGGCCAAGGCAGTGCGGCGTGCGGCTCCACCTCCATCAGAGAGTTGA
- the aars1 gene encoding alanine--tRNA ligase, cytoplasmic, with the protein MDSLSAAQIRQKFIDFFNRYEHQYVHSSATIPLDDPTLLFANAGMNQFKPIFLNTIDPSHPMARLRRAANTQKCIRAGGKHNDLDDVGKDVYHHTFFEMLGSWSFGDYFKQLACKMALELLTEEFGISIDRLYVTYFGGNDDAGLEADLECKEIWMALGMDEARILPGSMKDNFWEMGDTGPCGPCSEIHFDRIGGRDAAHLVNMDDPNVLEVWNLVFIQFNRESETVLKPLPKKSIDTGMGLERLVSVLQNKMSNYDTDLFIPYFDAIQKGTGARPYTGKVGAEDADGVDMAYRVLADHARTITIALSDGGRPDNTGRGYVLRRILRRAVRYSHEKLGAQKGFFATLVDVVVTSLGEAFPELKKDPEIVKDIINEEEAQFLKTLSRGRRILDRKIMSMGDSKTIPGDTAWLLYDTYGFPLDLTSLIAEEKGMQVDLASFEEEKKAAQLKSQGKGAGDVDHIMLDIYAIEELRNKNTPATDDSPKYKYTSDENGTYKFQQTTATVLALRHDRAFCDQVTTGQKCGVLLDQTSFYAEQGGQTFDEGYLLREDDNAEDRMEFSVKNTQVRGGYVLHVGTVYGTLKVGDRVTLHVDEARRRPIMSNHTATHILNFALRGVLGEADQRGSLVASDRLRFDFTAKGALSTGEVRRTEEIACAMIKDAKPVYAMDASLAEAKAIQGLRAVFDETYPDPVRVVSIGIPVQDLLDDPNSAAGSLTSIEFCGGTHLQNSAHAAPFVIVSEEAIAKGIRRIVAVTGSEAHKAQRKADSLKQALATLADKVKQQTVPNKDVQKEIADMTESIGTAVISQWRKDEMRESLKGLKKVMDDLDRSYKADIQKRVLEKTKEVIESSPNQALLVMAMETGASAKALNECLKVLKSNSPQTAAMLFAVDPDAGKVICLCEVPKEKANQGLKASEWVQELCPLMDGKGGGKDMSAQAAGRNTQCLEEALQMAKQFATLKLGEN; encoded by the exons ATGGATTCCTTGAGTGCCGCTCAAATACGCCAGAAGTTCATTGACTTCTTCAATCGCTATGAGCACCAGTACGTGCACTCTTCCGCCACCATTCCACTGGATGACCCCACGCTGCTCTTCGCCAACGCTGGCATGAACCAG TTCAAGCCCATCTTCTTGAACACAATTGATCCATCCCATCCCATGGCAAGGCTTCGCCGTGCAGCCAACACCCAAAAGTGCATCCGCGCAGGAGGAAAGCACAATGACTTGGACGATGTGGGCAAAGATGTTTACCACCACACCTTCTTTGAGATGTTGGGCTCCTGGTCCTTTGGGGATTACTTCAAG CAATTGGCCTGCAAGATGGCTCTGGAGCTGCTGACGGAAGAGTTTGGCATCTCAATCGACCGCCTGTACGTCACCTACTTTGGTGGTAATGACGATGCAGGCTTGGAAGCCGACTTGGAGTGCAAAGAAATCTGGATGGCTCTAGG CATGGACGAAGCGCGCATCCTCCCAGGTAGTATGAAAGATAACTTCTGGGAGATGGGTGACACGGGCCCCTGCGGTCCATGCAGCGAAATCCACTTCGACCGCATTGGCGGAAGAGACGCCGCCCATCTGGTCAACATGGACGACCCCAACGTACTGGAGGTCTGGAACCTGGTGTTCATCCAGTTCAACAGGGAGTCTGAAACGGTCCTGAAACCACTGCCGAAGAAGAGTATCGACACGGGGATGGGCTTGGAACGCTTGGTGTCAGTACTGCAGAACAAGATGTCCAACTATGACACTGATCTGTTCATCCCATACTTTGATGCCATTCAGAAG GGTACAGGTGCTCGGCCTTACACTGGTAAAGTTGGTGCTGAAGATGCCGACGGTGTCGACATGGCCTATCGTGTGCTGGCTGATCACGCTCGCACCATCACCATCGCCCTCTCAGATGGTGGGCGACCTGACAACACGGGGCGAGG GTACGTTTTACGGAGAATCCTGCGTCGCGCTGTTCGGTATTCACATGAGAAGTTGGGAGCTCAGAAAGGCTTTTTTGCCACGTTGGTGGATGTGGTGGTCACTTCTTTG gGTGAAGCATTTCCCGAATTAAAGAAAGATCCAGAAATTGTCAAGGACATCATAAATGAGGAGGAGGCACAGTTTCTCAAAACCCTCAGCAGAGGGCGACGTATTCTCGACAGGAAGATCATGAGTATGGGAGACAGTAAGACCATTCCAG GTGACACCGCTTGGCTGTTGTATGACACGTACGGCTTCCCTCTGGACTTGACTTCGCTCATTGCAGAAGAGAAAGGCATGCAGGTGGACTTGGCTTCCTTTGAGGAGGAAAAGAAGGCTGCCCAG TTGAAGTCCCAGGGCAAAGGAGCAGGAGACGTGGACCACATCATGTTGGACATCTACGCAATTGAAGAGCTGAGAAATAAGAACACCCCCGCCACGGACGATTCtccaaaatacaaatacacctCGGATGAAAACGGCACCTATA AGTTCCAACAGACCACTGCCACTGTGTTGGCCCTGCGTCACGACCGCGCCTTCTGCGATCAAGTGACCACGGGACAGAAATGCGGCGTGCTGCTGGATCAGACCTCATTCTACGCCGAGCAGGGCGGACAGACGTTTGATGAGGGCTATTTACTTCGGGAAGATGATAACGCGGAGGAT CGAATGGAATTTTCGGTGAAAAACACGCAGGTCAGAGGAGGTTATGTCCTCCACGTGGGCACCGTTTACGGAACACTGAAGGTCGGAGACCGTGTCACATTACATGTGGATGAG GCACGTCGCCGGCCCATCATGAGCAACCACACTGCTACGCACATCCTCAACTTTGCTCTTAGGGGAGTTTTGGGTGAGGCGGACCAAAGGGGCTCCTTGGTGGCGTCGGATCGGCTTCGCTTTGACTTTACTGCGAAAGGTGCTCTTAGCACGGGAGAGGTCCGTCGGACGGAAGAGATCGCCTGCGCTATGATCAAGGATGCCAAG CCCGTGTACGCCATGGACGCCTCCTTGGCAGAAGCCAAGGCCATTCAGGGTCTGCGCGCCGTGTTCGACGAGACCTACCCCGACCCGGTGAGGGTCGTGTCCATTGGCATTCCGGTTCAGGATCTGCTGGATGACCCCAACAGTGCTGCCGGTTCCCTAACCTCCATTGAATTTTGCGGCGGAAC CCATCTGCAGAACTCTGCCCACGCAGCACCGTTTGTCATCGTCTCGGAGGAAGCTATCGCTAAGGGCATCCGTCGCATTGTTGCGGTGACGGGAAGCGAGGCCCACAAG GCTCAGAGGAAAGCCGACTCACTGAAGCAAGCTCTCGCCACACTCGCAGACAAAGTGAAGCAGCAAACGGTGCCCAACAAGGACGTCCAGAAAGAGATTGCAGACATGACCGAG TCTATCGGGACTGCTGTGATCTCTCAGTGGCGAAAGGATGAAATGAGGGAAAGCTTGAAGGGTCTGAAGAAGGTCATGGATGACCTGGACCGTTCCTATAAGGCGGACATTCAGAAGAGAGTCTTGGAAAAAACTAAGGAGGTGATTGAAAGTAGCCCCAATCAAGCACTGCTAGTGATGGCCATGGAGACCGGCGCCTCCGCCAAG GCCCTCAATGAGTGCCTTAAAGTGCTGAAGTCCAACTCGCCTCAAACTGCCGCCATGCTCTTTGCTGTAGATCCCGACGCAGGCAAAGTCATCTGCTTGTGTGAAGTCCCTAAG GAGAAAGCCAATCAAGGCTTGAAGGCAAGCGAGTGGGTTCAAGAGTTGTGCCCCCTGATGGACGGCAAAGGGGGCGGCAAGGACATGTCCGCACAGGCCGCTGGGCGCAACACACAGTGTCTAGAGGAGGCGCTTCAAATGGCTAAGCAGTTTGCAACGCTCAAGCTGGGAGAGAATTAA
- the st3gal2 gene encoding CMP-N-acetylneuraminate-beta-galactosamide-alpha-2,3-sialyltransferase 2, translated as MQSVVPYQELCPIPLTEPRWLLGTVAGQGVGIWPWGGRIPSSALQRDRHWGFWDRGPLRSAPRPWIGRTAPGVGASGSNREGSGAERTRRPRCSPRVLVVLGSLVLVFLTSLFFSVSLRSGVGFNYLEPPGWEDSRPVKLVPSYAGSHRRLPSDSPQQKTCACPRCVEDPGVSDWFDENYDPDISPVWTRDNIQLPSDVYYWWVMLQPQFKPHNIQQVLLRLFQVIPGRSPYGSWDPSRCLRCAVVGNSGNLRGAGYGPTIDGHNYIMRINLAPTVGYEEDAGSRTTHHFMYPESAKNLAANVSFVLVPFKTLDLVWITSALSTGQIRFTYAPVKQFLRVDKDKVQIFNPAFFKYIHDNWTRHHGRYPSTGMLVLFFALHVCDEVNVFGFGADGRGNWHHYWEQNRYAGEFRKTGVHDADFEAQIIQRLAEAGKITVYPGK; from the exons ATGCAA TCCGTAGTGCCATACCAGGAGCTCTGTCCTATCCCATTGACCGAGCCTCGGTGGCTGCTGGGTACAGTGGCAGGCCAAGGCGTCGGGATATGGCCGTGGGGAGGCCGCATCCCTTCCTCCGCGCTGCAGCGTGACAGGCATTGGGGGTTCTGGGATCGGGGTCCTTTGAGGAGTGCGCCCAGGCCTTGGATTGGTAGAACTGCACCTGGGGTCGGGGCCTCGGGTAGTAACAGGGAAGGGAGCGGAGCTGAAAGAACCAGAAGGCCAAGATGTTCTCCCAGAGTCTTGGTGGTCCTCGGCTCGCTGGTTCTGGTCTTTCTGACTTCGCTTTTTTTCTCCGTTTCGCTCCGGAGCGGCGTGGGCTTCAATTACCTGGAGCCACCCGGCTGGGAGGATTCTCGGCCGGTCAAGCTGGTGCCCAGTTACGCGGGTTCGCACAGACGGCTTCCCTCTGACTCCCCACAGCAGAAAACATGCGCCTGTCCTCGTTGTGTCGAGGACCCCGGAGTTTCAGATTGGTTCGATGAGAACTATGACCCGGATATCTCACCTGTTTGGACCAGAGACAATATCCAGCTTCCCTCCGATGTCTACTACTGGTGGGTG aTGTTGCAGCCCCAGTTTAAACCACACAACATCCAGCAAGTGTTGCTTCGATTGTTCCAG GTGATTCCTGGCCGATCCCCATACGGCTCGTGGGATCCGAGTCGATGCTTACGCTGTGCCGTAGTTGGGAATTCTGGGAATCTGCGTGGGGCAGGATATGGGCCGACCATAGATGGACACAACTACATCATGAG GATAAACTTGGCCCCGACGGTGGGCTACGAGGAAGACGCCGGGAGCCGCACCACTCACCACTTCATGTATCCAGAGAGTGCCAAGAACCTGGCAGCCAATGTCAGCTTTGTCCTGGTTCCTTTTAAAACGTTAGATCTCGTTTGGATTACCAGTGCGCTGTCTACCGGCCAGATTCGATT CACGTACGCTCCAGTGAAGCAATTTCTTCGTGTAGATAAAGACAAG GTCCAAATCTTCAATCCAGCATTCTTTAAATACATTCACGATAACTGGACCAGGCATCATGGCCGCTACCCATCTACAGGCATGCTGGTGCTTTTCTTCGCCTTGCACGTCTGTGATGAG GTGAATGTGTTTGGATTTGGGGCGGACGGTCGGGGAAACTGGCACCACTACTGGGAGCAGAACCGCTACGCTGGAGAATTCCGAAAGACTGGTGTCCACGACGCCGACTTCGAAGCACAGATCATCCAACGACTGGCCGAGGCCGGAAAAATCACAGTCTATcctggaaaatga